A window of the Sporosarcina sp. FSL K6-2383 genome harbors these coding sequences:
- the mfd gene encoding transcription-repair coupling factor, with product MEALLDLFLQEKEIRNLVEELELGKDRQLIAGLSGGAKSVFFKTLQQSSQQPVLIVSPNLLQAQRTYEDLVKMLGDSLVHLYPAEELIAADFSISSYELRAQRIDTIDHMARVGKGIYITPIAGMKKLLPTKERWLNSSLSARIGDTINVSMWLDQLVSMGYTRQPMVTAPGEFALRGGILDLYPLNMEDPVRVELFDTEVDSIRTFLAEDQRSTGKLEEMTILPASEFVWAAEDLMTVADKLELALGASLKKMKDAEAKERLTLHMTGDISLLRDGIVPENMLKYASFSAVISSFESYFPSNGTVLFDEIGRILEVVASLEAEEKEWMIALLEEGKIVHDAKISWSFDEIHSMINQQKMYLSLFVRSIPGITVKKTVTFSCKPMQQFHGQMNLLKNEIERWQQGRFNVFIVVNGTERMKKVQSILQDYDMASVLSGKPSSAGAVLVIDGDLSAGFELPFQQIAVITDSELFKGKPKRKARPQKMTNAERIKSYSEIKPGDYIVHVNHGIGKYIGIDNLSQGGIDKDFLVIHFRGEDKLYVPTDKIDLIQKYVASGEKEPKLHKMGSADWKKTKSKVSAAVQDIADDLILLYAKRESEKGHAFAPDDDLQRAFENAFPYDETDDQLRSIQEVKLDMEKERPMDRLLCGDVGYGKTEVAIRAAFKAVADGKQAAFLVPTTILAQQHYETMKERFSGFPVEVSLLNRFRSKKQQTETLKGMKAGTIDIVVGTHRLLSKDVVYQDLGLLIVDEEQRFGVTHKEKLKQLKTNVDVLTLTATPIPRTLHMSMLGVRDLSVIETPPANRFPVQTYVMEHNFGLVREAIEREMGRGGQVFYLYNRVEDMARKVDEIRQLVPEARVGFAHGQMGESALESVILSFLEGEYDVLVTTTIIETGIDIPNVNTLIVHDADRMGLSQLYQLRGRVGRSNRVAYAYFLYQRDKVLTEVAENRLQAIKEFTELGSGFKIAMRDLSIRGAGNLLGSQQHGFIDSVGFDLYSQMLQEAIEEKQTGIVKADIQEMEISLPINAYIPDEYVRDGFQKIQMYKRVKAIDSEADYSELVDEMTDRFGDMPLEADLLLRIARIKAWGRTAGVESIKKVNTRIEVRISPEGSATTDGAKLVSESMKFGRAVGFTMEGGQLIMNVDERHTGKQTAFDVLEEMMRLLQSAVKETVVSDSV from the coding sequence GTGGAAGCGCTGTTAGATTTATTTTTACAAGAAAAAGAGATTCGAAATCTAGTTGAAGAGTTAGAGTTAGGGAAAGACCGCCAACTCATCGCTGGGCTATCAGGAGGGGCAAAGTCGGTCTTTTTCAAAACGCTCCAGCAATCGAGTCAGCAGCCGGTTCTTATTGTGTCCCCAAATTTATTGCAAGCACAACGTACATATGAAGACCTTGTCAAAATGCTGGGTGATTCTCTTGTGCATCTGTACCCGGCAGAGGAGCTAATTGCAGCTGATTTCTCGATTTCTAGCTATGAGCTCCGTGCGCAACGTATTGATACAATCGATCATATGGCACGGGTTGGAAAAGGTATTTATATCACGCCTATTGCAGGTATGAAAAAATTATTGCCGACAAAAGAGCGATGGTTGAATAGTTCATTGTCAGCAAGAATCGGCGATACGATTAATGTCTCAATGTGGCTAGATCAACTAGTGTCAATGGGCTATACGAGGCAGCCAATGGTAACAGCTCCAGGCGAGTTTGCGTTACGTGGAGGTATTTTAGATTTATATCCATTGAATATGGAAGACCCTGTTCGGGTTGAATTATTCGATACGGAAGTCGACTCTATCCGTACATTTTTGGCAGAGGATCAGCGCTCCACCGGCAAGCTTGAAGAGATGACCATCCTTCCGGCTTCGGAATTTGTATGGGCGGCTGAAGATTTGATGACCGTTGCAGATAAGCTAGAACTAGCACTTGGCGCGAGTTTGAAGAAGATGAAGGATGCGGAAGCGAAAGAGCGGCTAACGTTACATATGACGGGCGATATTAGCTTATTAAGGGATGGTATAGTTCCAGAGAATATGTTGAAATATGCATCGTTTTCGGCGGTGATCTCCTCCTTTGAAAGCTATTTTCCAAGTAACGGCACAGTTTTATTTGATGAAATTGGGCGTATTTTGGAAGTTGTAGCGTCACTGGAAGCAGAGGAAAAGGAATGGATGATTGCGCTTCTGGAAGAAGGAAAGATTGTCCATGATGCGAAAATTTCTTGGTCATTCGATGAAATACATAGTATGATCAATCAGCAGAAAATGTATTTATCGCTATTTGTCCGTTCAATACCTGGTATTACGGTGAAAAAGACTGTTACATTTTCGTGTAAACCAATGCAACAGTTCCATGGACAGATGAATTTATTGAAAAATGAGATAGAGCGCTGGCAGCAAGGCCGTTTCAATGTGTTCATTGTTGTGAATGGCACGGAACGCATGAAAAAAGTACAGTCGATTTTGCAAGATTATGATATGGCGTCCGTCTTGTCCGGCAAACCATCGAGCGCAGGGGCTGTGTTAGTCATCGATGGTGATTTGTCGGCTGGATTTGAGCTGCCTTTTCAGCAAATTGCAGTCATAACAGATTCGGAATTATTCAAAGGGAAGCCTAAGCGCAAGGCTCGCCCGCAAAAGATGACCAATGCAGAACGTATTAAAAGCTATTCTGAGATCAAGCCTGGCGACTATATTGTCCACGTCAATCATGGTATTGGAAAATATATCGGGATTGATAATTTAAGCCAAGGCGGCATAGACAAAGACTTCCTTGTGATTCATTTCCGTGGGGAGGATAAGTTATACGTTCCGACGGATAAGATTGATTTGATCCAAAAATATGTAGCGTCAGGTGAAAAAGAGCCGAAGTTGCATAAGATGGGTAGCGCGGACTGGAAGAAAACGAAAAGTAAGGTATCAGCGGCTGTTCAAGACATTGCAGACGATCTGATCCTTTTGTATGCCAAACGTGAATCAGAAAAGGGGCATGCCTTTGCGCCAGACGATGATTTGCAGCGAGCATTTGAAAATGCATTCCCTTACGACGAGACGGATGACCAGCTACGGTCGATTCAAGAAGTGAAGCTGGATATGGAAAAAGAGCGCCCGATGGATCGGTTGCTTTGTGGAGATGTCGGCTACGGGAAAACGGAAGTGGCTATTCGTGCAGCGTTTAAAGCGGTGGCCGATGGTAAACAGGCAGCATTCCTTGTGCCGACGACTATACTTGCCCAACAGCATTATGAAACGATGAAAGAGCGTTTTTCAGGTTTCCCAGTAGAAGTGTCGTTGTTAAATCGTTTCCGTTCGAAAAAGCAACAGACAGAAACATTGAAGGGCATGAAAGCTGGAACGATTGATATTGTCGTAGGTACACATCGGCTATTATCAAAAGATGTCGTCTATCAGGATCTAGGTCTATTGATTGTGGATGAAGAGCAAAGATTTGGTGTGACGCATAAAGAGAAGTTAAAGCAGTTAAAAACGAATGTGGATGTTCTAACATTGACGGCAACGCCGATTCCGCGGACGCTCCATATGTCGATGTTAGGTGTTCGTGACTTATCCGTCATTGAAACACCTCCAGCAAATCGCTTTCCTGTCCAGACATATGTCATGGAGCATAATTTCGGACTCGTCCGTGAGGCCATTGAACGGGAAATGGGTCGTGGTGGGCAAGTATTCTACTTATACAATCGTGTGGAGGATATGGCACGCAAAGTGGATGAAATCAGACAGCTTGTCCCAGAAGCAAGGGTAGGCTTTGCGCACGGACAGATGGGTGAGTCGGCACTGGAGTCAGTTATTCTTAGTTTCCTTGAAGGGGAATATGATGTATTGGTCACGACGACGATTATCGAAACAGGTATCGATATTCCAAATGTCAATACACTTATTGTGCATGATGCGGACCGCATGGGCTTATCACAGTTGTATCAGCTTCGTGGACGCGTAGGACGCTCGAATCGTGTCGCATATGCCTATTTCCTTTATCAGCGTGATAAGGTACTGACGGAAGTAGCCGAAAACCGTTTACAAGCCATTAAGGAATTTACTGAACTCGGTTCAGGTTTTAAAATTGCGATGCGTGATTTGTCCATTCGTGGAGCGGGTAATTTATTAGGATCGCAGCAGCATGGCTTCATTGACTCAGTAGGTTTCGATCTGTACTCGCAGATGCTACAGGAAGCGATTGAAGAGAAGCAGACAGGCATTGTGAAAGCTGATATTCAGGAAATGGAAATTTCATTGCCAATCAACGCGTATATTCCAGATGAGTATGTTCGTGATGGCTTCCAAAAGATTCAAATGTATAAACGAGTGAAAGCAATTGATAGCGAAGCAGATTACAGTGAGCTCGTGGATGAAATGACAGACCGATTCGGCGACATGCCACTTGAAGCCGACTTACTGCTCCGTATTGCACGTATCAAGGCGTGGGGACGTACGGCAGGTGTGGAATCGATTAAGAAAGTGAATACACGTATTGAGGTACGTATATCGCCGGAAGGATCAGCTACAACAGATGGTGCTAAGTTGGTATCTGAATCCATGAAATTTGGTCGTGCTGTTGGCTTTACGATGGAGGGCGGACAGCTCATCATGAATGTCGATGAACGCCATACAGGGAAACAGACTGCATTTGATGTGTTGGAAGAAATGATGAGACTTCTGCAATCGGCTGTAAAGGAAACGGTTGTTTCCGATTCCGTCTAA
- the spoVT gene encoding stage V sporulation protein T — translation MKATGIVRRIDDLGRIVIPKEIRRTLRIREGDPLEIFTDRDGEVILKKYSPISELGEFAKEYAETLYETLGTPTLISDRDEMIAVSGLSKKDYLNRQLSPDIEEILAGRKIVTEKLEKAVEWIPGQVEQVKSYCIAPIVAGGDTIGAVYLLSKVHFIGEPEQKAAETAAHFLSKQMEQ, via the coding sequence ATGAAAGCAACGGGAATCGTCCGCAGAATCGACGATCTAGGAAGGATAGTCATTCCGAAAGAAATTAGGAGGACACTCCGCATTCGTGAAGGGGATCCGCTTGAAATTTTCACCGATCGAGATGGCGAAGTGATTTTGAAGAAATATTCTCCGATATCAGAGCTTGGAGAATTCGCGAAGGAGTATGCAGAAACGCTGTACGAAACACTCGGTACACCTACACTTATTAGTGATAGGGATGAAATGATTGCTGTCTCGGGTTTATCGAAAAAGGATTATTTAAATCGCCAGCTATCTCCAGACATCGAGGAAATCCTAGCAGGTCGCAAAATCGTCACCGAAAAACTTGAAAAGGCGGTGGAATGGATACCGGGACAAGTGGAGCAGGTCAAATCGTATTGTATTGCCCCGATTGTAGCGGGGGGCGACACGATAGGGGCTGTCTATTTGTTGTCGAAAGTCCATTTCATCGGGGAACCTGAACAAAAAGCGGCAGAAACCGCGGCACATTTTTTATCGAAGCAGATGGAGCAATAG
- a CDS encoding GNAT family N-acetyltransferase has product MKITFAKTTDAPIIHDLMIQAFMEYENEVPPSSALEETVQSVLTALDDGEQAIICSIDDEPVGMVRFRVKEDYVYFYRLAVIPIKQGQGIAKKLLNSLEMYAIEQEKPMIQCKVRMAVPKNIALYHSLGYRIFEEEIVYKLNGFALNVVAMVKQV; this is encoded by the coding sequence ATGAAAATAACATTCGCAAAAACAACCGATGCACCAATCATCCACGACTTAATGATCCAAGCATTTATGGAATATGAAAATGAAGTGCCACCCTCAAGCGCTTTGGAAGAAACCGTACAATCGGTATTGACTGCTCTAGATGATGGCGAACAGGCAATCATTTGCTCTATAGATGATGAGCCGGTGGGAATGGTTCGTTTTCGCGTTAAAGAAGACTATGTTTATTTTTATCGATTGGCCGTTATTCCGATAAAGCAGGGGCAAGGGATTGCAAAGAAGCTACTGAATTCATTGGAGATGTATGCAATTGAACAAGAAAAACCAATGATCCAATGCAAGGTTCGTATGGCTGTCCCTAAAAATATAGCGCTCTATCATTCGTTAGGATATCGGATTTTTGAGGAGGAAATTGTATATAAACTGAATGGTTTTGCTTTGAATGTGGTCGCTATGGTGAAGCAGGTCTAG
- a CDS encoding bifunctional 4-hydroxy-2-oxoglutarate aldolase/2-dehydro-3-deoxy-phosphogluconate aldolase, translating to MIIDILKQHPIIPVLRKIPYEKSQSIIQALYDGGIRAVEVTMESEGAVSIIEETLELFPKDLLVGAGTVLSKEDCQRAIDAGAQFIVSPVLDEAVMQYAIERNVPFIPGAFTPSEMVKAHNGGAAMIKLFPASVLGPSFIKDVKGPLSHIDIMTTGGITMETAKTYLDAGAKVVGAGSALIRKDLVDSNDWASLTAEAISWVTLGGR from the coding sequence ATGATAATAGACATTTTAAAGCAGCACCCCATTATTCCAGTACTACGGAAGATACCTTATGAGAAAAGTCAATCCATTATTCAAGCACTTTACGATGGCGGTATTCGAGCAGTTGAAGTCACTATGGAATCTGAAGGGGCAGTTAGTATCATTGAAGAAACATTGGAACTTTTTCCAAAGGATTTACTTGTTGGGGCAGGTACTGTTTTATCCAAAGAGGATTGTCAACGAGCAATTGATGCAGGAGCGCAGTTCATTGTCTCTCCAGTACTAGATGAAGCAGTTATGCAATACGCTATAGAACGAAATGTTCCATTTATTCCAGGTGCTTTCACCCCGAGTGAAATGGTAAAAGCACATAATGGAGGAGCCGCAATGATTAAACTCTTCCCTGCATCTGTTCTTGGCCCATCCTTTATAAAGGATGTAAAAGGACCTCTTAGTCATATCGATATTATGACGACAGGTGGAATTACAATGGAAACGGCCAAGACCTATTTAGATGCCGGGGCTAAAGTAGTTGGTGCTGGCAGCGCACTTATACGAAAGGATTTGGTAGACAGTAACGATTGGGCAAGTTTAACCGCGGAAGCGATCTCTTGGGTGACCCTGGGCGGAAGGTAA